The following DNA comes from Deinococcus cellulosilyticus NBRC 106333 = KACC 11606.
CCCACCGCCCCATACTGCAATCCCACCCCGAGCTCTCCAAGTTCAAGCAGGTACTCCAGGTACCGCCAGGCGGTCACCCGATTGATGGAGAGCCTTTCGCTGACCTCATCTGCAGTGAGGCCCTCGGGAATGGCTTCCAGCAGGCCTTTGATTTCCCGCAGGGTGTGGGCGTGGATGCCCTTGGGAAGGTGTCCCTCCTGACGGAGGCCCAGCATCCGGTCCAGCTTGGCCTGGGTGAGCTTCTGGACAGAAAGCCTGTGCCTTTCGACAAATCGCTCCAGGGTCTGCAGCAATCTGCTGTCCTGCACAGGTTTGATCAGGTAATCCAGAATGCCGTCCCTCAGGGCCTGCTGCACACTGTCCAGATCAGAGGCAGCCGTCAGCATGATGGCATCCGTGGAGATGTTCTCCTGCCGGATGGTCTTCAGAAGATCCAGGCCCGTTCCATCTGGAAGGTAGGTGTCAATCACGATCAGGTCCGGTTCCAGACTGCGGATCAGTTTCAGGCCGGTCTGGAACCCATCGGCGTGCCCGATCACATGAAAACTGGGGTGTTTCTCGATGGTCTCCCGGTTGACCTTGGCCACCAGATAATCGTCTTCAATCAGGATCACTTTATACTGCATGGTCAGACCTCTGCACGCGTGGGAAACCCACCAGGAAATGGGTGCGGCCCTCCTTGCGGTGGTGCCGGAGGCTGCCGCCCCTGGCCGTCAGGTACTGCTGGACCAGCGAAAGCCCCAGACCCCGGTGTTCCCCTTTGGTGGAAAATCCCCGCTGGAAGATGCTGTCTGCAAGCTCTGAAGGAACCCCTGGTCCATTGTCTGTCACCTCGATCTGCAGGCCCTCGGGGTCCTCTCCAATGAACACCCGCACTTCTGCATGCTCCTGCCCGACCACGGCCTCCAGGGCATTTTCGATCAGGTTTCCGGTGATGAGCAGGATTTCATCGCTGTGGGTCTGCTCCC
Coding sequences within:
- a CDS encoding response regulator, with the translated sequence MQYKVILIEDDYLVAKVNRETIEKHPSFHVIGHADGFQTGLKLIRSLEPDLIVIDTYLPDGTGLDLLKTIRQENISTDAIMLTAASDLDSVQQALRDGILDYLIKPVQDSRLLQTLERFVERHRLSVQKLTQAKLDRMLGLRQEGHLPKGIHAHTLREIKGLLEAIPEGLTADEVSERLSINRVTAWRYLEYLLELGELGVGLQYGAVGRPTKRYRRA